The following coding sequences lie in one Thermosulfuriphilus ammonigenes genomic window:
- a CDS encoding Lon protease family protein, with amino-acid sequence MARGERWRLPADRLRLQVDPDSLGVNSTEEIPPLEDGVMAQERAVKALHLGLGLKDLEFNIFVAGPAMTGGAYITKRLVSETARRLPRPSDWCYVHNFKDPDHPKAIELPPGKGRQFQKDMAELVENLKTKIPEIFESEAYINRKEEVIRQFNRQRAEIFEGLEKKVRAEGFGLSVEPTGMMIFPIKPDGKPFTPEEIMALPETEREKIKQTGDALQKELNATARRIQELEKELRRRLKDLDREVALQAIGMFIQEIKDRYQETPAVQAYLDEVKDDLLNHIDELKTRPPAHPPGPMPMPMPFPPPGPSFTRYEVNVIVDNSETEGAPVVFEANPTYPNLFGFVERRALFGALVTDFTMIKAGALHRANGGFLIVKALDLLRHPFSWEGLKRTIRAGEIKIEDLGEQFGLFTTKTLRPEPIPLRAKVILLGDPFVYHLLFLLDDSFREIFKVKAHLDHWVDRDEPHTRQFLATVAAIVQREGLLHLDKTGLARLIEFSCQLAGRQDKLSLKIQEIYDLLKEADFWAREEKSPHITAKHVQQAIEEREFRARLPEEHLHEAIIKDLIRIPTDGQAVGQVNGLSVYDLGDYAFGRPTRITANIAIGREGVINIEREADLSGKIHTKGVMILSGFLRERFAYDKPLTLTASLTFEQSYGLVEGDSASGAELFAIISALANVPIDQGIAVTGAVSQKGELLPVGGVTEKIEGFFRVCRDRGLTGNQGVIIPKANIADLMLKEEVLEAVSKGLFHIWAVETVEEALEILTGYPAGKRQPDGSYEEGSLFYLADQRLREMAKRVRTFMKEIKKETEEGEEERGEGS; translated from the coding sequence ATGGCCAGAGGTGAAAGGTGGCGACTTCCAGCAGATAGGCTCCGTCTTCAGGTGGATCCAGACTCCCTGGGGGTGAATTCCACCGAAGAGATCCCTCCCCTTGAAGATGGAGTCATGGCCCAAGAGCGGGCGGTAAAGGCCCTTCATCTTGGTCTGGGGCTCAAGGATCTGGAGTTCAACATCTTTGTGGCCGGTCCGGCTATGACCGGGGGGGCTTATATCACCAAACGTCTGGTCTCCGAGACTGCCAGACGGCTCCCTCGCCCCTCAGACTGGTGTTACGTACACAATTTTAAAGACCCCGATCATCCCAAGGCGATCGAGCTTCCTCCAGGCAAGGGCCGCCAATTCCAAAAAGATATGGCTGAGCTGGTGGAAAACCTAAAGACCAAGATTCCAGAGATCTTCGAGAGCGAGGCCTATATCAACCGCAAAGAAGAGGTTATCCGCCAGTTCAACCGCCAGCGGGCCGAGATCTTTGAAGGGTTAGAAAAGAAGGTTCGGGCCGAGGGTTTTGGCCTTAGCGTTGAACCCACCGGGATGATGATCTTCCCCATAAAGCCGGATGGGAAACCCTTTACCCCCGAAGAGATTATGGCCCTTCCCGAAACCGAACGGGAAAAGATCAAACAGACCGGTGACGCCCTTCAGAAGGAACTAAACGCCACTGCCCGTCGCATCCAAGAACTGGAGAAGGAGCTCCGCCGTCGTCTGAAGGATTTAGACCGGGAGGTGGCCCTCCAGGCCATCGGCATGTTCATCCAGGAGATCAAGGACCGATATCAAGAAACCCCGGCTGTCCAGGCCTATCTCGATGAGGTAAAAGACGATCTTCTGAACCACATTGACGAGCTAAAAACGCGCCCTCCGGCCCATCCTCCGGGCCCTATGCCCATGCCGATGCCCTTTCCCCCGCCAGGGCCGAGCTTCACCCGCTATGAGGTCAACGTCATTGTTGACAACTCTGAAACCGAGGGGGCCCCGGTAGTCTTTGAGGCCAACCCTACCTATCCCAATCTGTTTGGTTTCGTAGAGAGAAGGGCCCTCTTTGGAGCCCTGGTGACAGATTTCACCATGATCAAGGCCGGTGCCCTTCACCGGGCCAACGGGGGTTTTTTGATTGTCAAGGCCCTCGATCTTCTTCGCCACCCATTCTCCTGGGAGGGGCTAAAGAGGACCATTAGGGCCGGGGAGATCAAGATCGAAGATCTCGGGGAGCAGTTTGGCCTTTTCACCACCAAAACCCTTCGCCCCGAACCAATCCCTTTAAGGGCAAAGGTGATTCTCCTGGGCGACCCGTTTGTTTATCATCTTCTATTTCTTCTTGATGATTCCTTCAGGGAGATATTTAAGGTCAAGGCCCATCTGGATCACTGGGTTGATCGCGACGAGCCTCACACCCGTCAGTTTCTGGCCACGGTGGCCGCTATCGTTCAGCGAGAGGGTCTCCTTCACCTCGACAAGACAGGGCTGGCCCGGCTAATTGAGTTCTCCTGCCAGCTCGCCGGGCGACAGGACAAGCTCTCTCTTAAAATCCAGGAGATATATGATCTCCTTAAGGAGGCAGATTTCTGGGCCCGGGAGGAAAAAAGCCCTCACATTACGGCCAAGCATGTCCAGCAGGCCATAGAGGAGAGAGAGTTTCGGGCCCGGCTTCCCGAGGAACATCTCCACGAGGCCATCATCAAGGATCTCATCCGTATCCCCACCGATGGCCAGGCCGTGGGCCAAGTAAACGGCCTTTCGGTCTATGACCTAGGAGACTATGCCTTCGGTCGGCCTACAAGGATCACCGCCAATATTGCTATCGGTCGAGAAGGGGTGATTAATATCGAACGCGAGGCCGATCTCTCGGGGAAGATTCACACCAAAGGAGTGATGATTCTCTCGGGGTTTCTACGGGAGCGGTTCGCCTACGACAAACCCCTTACCCTTACAGCCTCCCTTACCTTTGAACAGAGCTACGGCCTGGTGGAGGGAGATTCGGCCTCAGGGGCCGAACTGTTTGCCATTATCTCGGCCCTGGCCAATGTCCCCATCGATCAGGGGATCGCCGTCACCGGAGCCGTGAGCCAGAAGGGAGAGCTCCTCCCTGTAGGCGGAGTCACGGAAAAGATCGAAGGGTTCTTCAGGGTCTGTCGGGACAGGGGCCTTACCGGCAACCAGGGGGTGATCATCCCTAAGGCCAATATTGCTGATCTGATGCTCAAAGAAGAGGTCCTTGAGGCTGTATCCAAGGGGCTTTTTCACATTTGGGCCGTAGAAACGGTAGAAGAGGCCCTGGAGATTCTCACCGGCTACCCTGCCGGCAAACGCCAGCCCGACGGCTCTTATGAGGAGGGAAGCCTCTTTTATCTCGCTGATCAACGTCTCCGAGAGATGGCCAAAAGGGTGCGCACCTTCATGAAGGAAATCAAGAAAGAGACTGAAGAAGGCGAGGAGGAAAGAGGAGAGGGATCTTGA
- a CDS encoding cobyric acid synthase, whose product MSKAKALMLQGTGSGVGKSLLSAGLCRLLARRGYRVAPFKAQNMALNSAVTPEGLEIGRAQAYQAEAAGILPEARMNPILLKPTADSASQVIIMGQARGNLKAKDYYRRFEEHWRVVRQAYDSLSQDYEVIVIEGAGSPAEINLQAREIVNMRMAAYAKARVYIVGDIDRGGVFAWLKGTYDLIPQEYRDLIKGFIINKFRGDIALLRPALEMFAQIVPVPIIGVVPYLHNLLVDEEDGVYVRDGGSERAELKIAIVRLPRIANFTDFLPLALEPDVAISYIRRPEELDGADLIIIPGSKATVSDLIWLWDCGLARAIIEAAQAGKPVVGICGGYQMLGEEVLDPQGVEAKVSRARGLGLLPLKTTFEGVKVLQNLDQELEVPLLRYRGRTRGYEIHMGRSHLQGEAEPLFPERPDLGFWRSRPFVIGTYLHGLFDNDELRRALLNQIRALKGLPPLKDGIKYRKLRQKEFDRLADLVENHIDLKALFEALELK is encoded by the coding sequence ATGAGTAAGGCCAAGGCCCTCATGCTCCAGGGCACCGGCTCTGGAGTGGGGAAAAGTCTGCTGTCTGCTGGTCTATGCCGACTTTTGGCCCGGCGAGGCTACCGAGTGGCTCCCTTCAAGGCCCAGAATATGGCCTTGAATTCGGCTGTCACCCCTGAAGGGCTAGAAATCGGCCGAGCCCAGGCCTATCAGGCCGAGGCCGCCGGGATACTCCCTGAGGCCCGCATGAACCCTATCCTTCTCAAGCCCACGGCCGATAGCGCCTCCCAGGTAATTATCATGGGGCAAGCAAGGGGTAACTTAAAGGCCAAAGACTACTACCGACGTTTTGAGGAACACTGGCGCGTCGTTCGCCAGGCCTACGACTCTCTCAGCCAGGACTACGAGGTAATCGTCATTGAGGGAGCGGGAAGCCCGGCGGAGATAAATCTTCAGGCCCGAGAGATAGTCAACATGCGCATGGCCGCCTACGCCAAGGCCCGGGTCTACATTGTCGGCGACATAGACCGTGGCGGAGTCTTTGCCTGGCTTAAAGGCACCTATGACCTTATCCCCCAGGAGTATCGGGACCTAATTAAGGGGTTTATCATCAACAAATTCCGGGGAGATATTGCCCTTCTCAGACCGGCCCTGGAGATGTTTGCCCAGATAGTGCCTGTGCCCATAATCGGAGTGGTGCCTTATCTTCATAATCTTCTGGTCGATGAAGAAGACGGAGTCTATGTCCGGGACGGAGGATCGGAGAGGGCCGAGCTTAAAATAGCCATTGTTCGGTTACCCCGAATAGCCAATTTTACCGATTTTCTACCCTTGGCCCTCGAACCCGATGTAGCTATTAGCTATATCCGCCGCCCGGAGGAACTGGACGGGGCTGATTTGATAATCATTCCTGGGAGCAAGGCCACGGTGAGCGACCTCATCTGGCTTTGGGATTGTGGCCTGGCCCGGGCCATAATTGAGGCCGCCCAGGCTGGAAAACCGGTCGTAGGTATCTGTGGAGGATACCAGATGCTTGGGGAAGAGGTCCTTGACCCTCAAGGAGTAGAGGCAAAAGTCTCCCGGGCCCGGGGGCTGGGTCTTCTGCCTCTTAAGACCACCTTTGAAGGCGTCAAAGTCCTGCAAAACCTTGATCAGGAGCTTGAGGTCCCTCTTCTCAGATACCGAGGACGCACCAGAGGATACGAAATACATATGGGAAGAAGCCACCTTCAAGGGGAGGCCGAACCCCTTTTTCCCGAAAGACCGGATCTCGGATTTTGGCGATCTCGTCCCTTTGTTATAGGGACCTACCTTCACGGCCTATTTGACAACGATGAGCTAAGGCGGGCCCTTCTCAACCAGATCCGGGCCTTAAAGGGCCTCCCCCCCCTAAAAGATGGAATAAAATACCGGAAGCTTCGCCAGAAAGAATTCGACCGTTTGGCTGATCTGGTGGAAAACCACATCGACCTTAAAGCCCTCTTTGAGGCCCTTGAGCTTAAATGA
- the cbiB gene encoding adenosylcobinamide-phosphate synthase CbiB: MTPWILAPTKPLALTAGALADLIWGDPPHLPHPVRLMGSAIEIGEPLARRLPLPPRLQGAILTGSLLLLTAGTVFGLLKVAFILNRYLGFLLEMVLIYYGLCARTLMGEVASVAQALKRDLSLARKRLSFLVSRQTADLSPEEVARGAIETVAENLIDGLISPLFYLALGGPVLLYTFKMASTLDSMIGYRNQRYREFGWAAARLDDLLNFLPARLGLVFILLATGVLFPRAVFKTFKGALKEARYHESPNAGVPEAAFAWALNVRLAGPTIYGKSLIKRPYFNQEGRLPSTKDIFRACRLAALSYGLALTTLIFPGLLTFLNHLLSLY, translated from the coding sequence ATGACACCCTGGATCCTGGCCCCAACCAAGCCTCTGGCCCTTACAGCCGGAGCCTTAGCTGATCTTATCTGGGGAGATCCCCCTCACCTCCCCCACCCGGTAAGACTCATGGGGTCAGCCATCGAAATAGGTGAGCCTTTGGCCAGAAGGCTCCCCCTGCCACCACGGCTCCAGGGGGCCATACTTACCGGATCTCTCCTTCTTCTTACCGCCGGCACCGTCTTTGGGCTTCTTAAGGTTGCCTTCATCCTTAATCGCTACCTGGGCTTTCTCCTGGAGATGGTTCTCATATACTATGGGCTTTGCGCCCGGACCCTGATGGGTGAGGTTGCCTCCGTGGCCCAAGCCCTAAAAAGAGACCTTTCCCTGGCCCGCAAGAGGCTCTCTTTCTTGGTTAGCCGTCAGACGGCCGATCTTTCTCCAGAAGAGGTCGCCAGGGGGGCTATTGAGACCGTGGCCGAGAATCTTATCGATGGCCTGATAAGCCCCCTTTTTTATCTGGCCTTAGGGGGGCCGGTGCTTCTTTACACCTTCAAGATGGCCAGCACCCTGGATTCCATGATTGGCTACAGGAACCAACGCTACCGAGAGTTTGGCTGGGCCGCCGCCCGACTTGATGATCTCCTGAACTTCCTTCCCGCCAGACTGGGGCTGGTCTTTATCCTTTTAGCTACAGGAGTTCTCTTCCCCAGGGCCGTCTTTAAGACCTTTAAAGGTGCCCTTAAGGAGGCCAGGTATCACGAAAGCCCTAATGCCGGAGTTCCAGAAGCAGCCTTTGCCTGGGCCCTTAACGTAAGATTAGCCGGGCCAACCATCTACGGAAAAAGCCTCATTAAACGCCCCTACTTCAACCAGGAGGGGCGTCTGCCCTCGACTAAAGACATCTTTAGGGCCTGCCGGCTGGCAGCCTTAAGCTACGGCCTGGCCCTAACGACCCTCATCTTCCCCGGCCTGCTAACATTCTTAAATCATCTCCTCTCCCTTTATTAG
- a CDS encoding c-type cytochrome — translation MYPIWELPSITSALVIAIVASFHILPSHLATGAFWFNVYIERRAYYEGRPELKEFLKRYTLLILVFCFVIGSLTGVGIWFAATLASPRSISALIHNYVWGWATEWVFFLIEVVVIYVYYYTLDKVDDQTHLRLGWIYAWAAWISMVIITGILAFMLTPDRWLQTGSFFDGFFNSTYWPQLLARTFLMLAIASLYATIVAATIKNQSVRLEITKQASLWGMAGLLGGALFALWYLRSLPPEAKELAFDGSLAYLKVLLKVAVAVYGVVFAYFLFFGLLRPQMIRIPLGLIMLLVLFAGIGAGEGFREGVRRPYVINKYMYGNQIIAHSVKAKGVNEELTRFKEEGFLKSVYFRPQEDLNDPQAQLALGRVIVLHQCSNCHSLKRGGLLRPIPDLLERLGLTSAEDIYGLLEALGDYPYMPPFAGTEAEKEAAAAYLATLVE, via the coding sequence ATGTATCCAATTTGGGAACTCCCTTCCATCACTTCGGCCCTGGTTATTGCCATTGTCGCCAGCTTTCATATTTTGCCTTCCCACCTGGCCACCGGGGCCTTCTGGTTCAATGTCTACATAGAGCGACGGGCCTACTATGAAGGTCGGCCGGAGCTCAAGGAATTTCTCAAGCGCTACACTCTCCTTATCTTGGTTTTCTGTTTTGTAATCGGCTCCCTTACTGGTGTGGGGATATGGTTTGCCGCCACCCTGGCCAGCCCGAGATCCATCTCTGCCCTCATCCACAACTATGTCTGGGGGTGGGCCACGGAATGGGTCTTTTTTCTTATCGAGGTGGTGGTCATCTATGTCTACTACTACACCTTAGACAAGGTTGATGATCAGACCCACCTCCGTCTGGGCTGGATATACGCCTGGGCTGCCTGGATAAGTATGGTTATTATTACTGGCATTCTGGCCTTCATGCTCACCCCTGACCGTTGGCTCCAAACGGGGAGCTTCTTTGATGGCTTCTTTAACTCCACTTATTGGCCCCAGCTCCTGGCCAGGACTTTCTTAATGTTAGCCATAGCCTCCCTCTATGCCACTATAGTGGCCGCAACCATCAAAAATCAGTCGGTAAGACTGGAGATTACCAAGCAGGCCTCGCTCTGGGGTATGGCTGGATTGCTGGGCGGAGCCCTTTTTGCCCTCTGGTATCTTCGCAGTCTCCCCCCTGAGGCCAAGGAGCTGGCCTTCGATGGCAGCCTGGCCTATCTCAAAGTGTTGCTCAAGGTAGCTGTGGCCGTCTACGGGGTGGTCTTTGCCTACTTTCTTTTCTTTGGTCTCCTGCGGCCCCAGATGATCCGGATTCCTCTAGGGCTGATAATGCTTTTGGTTCTGTTTGCAGGAATTGGGGCCGGCGAGGGCTTCAGAGAAGGGGTCAGAAGGCCCTATGTGATCAATAAGTACATGTATGGCAACCAGATCATTGCCCACTCCGTCAAGGCCAAAGGGGTTAACGAAGAGCTAACCCGGTTTAAAGAAGAAGGGTTCCTCAAATCTGTCTATTTTCGTCCTCAAGAGGACCTTAACGACCCCCAGGCCCAGCTGGCCTTAGGAAGGGTGATAGTCCTCCACCAGTGCAGTAATTGCCACAGCCTTAAAAGGGGCGGTTTACTGCGCCCTATCCCCGATCTTCTCGAGCGCCTGGGGTTGACCTCCGCCGAAGATATATACGGCCTCCTTGAGGCCTTGGGTGATTATCCATATATGCCACCCTTTGCCGGAACAGAGGCCGAAAAGGAAGCCGCCGCAGCCTATCTGGCCACCTTAGTAGAATAG
- a CDS encoding type II toxin-antitoxin system VapC family toxin: protein MKGYLLDTQIFLWCLIDSPRLTPKARKIIADPSNPVFVSAVTSWEIAIKKSLGKLKAPDDIARIVEERGFLELPVYLYHGDRVLKLPGHHRDPFDRMLIAQALAEDLVIITADRKFEKYGVKLIGVW from the coding sequence GTGAAAGGTTATCTTCTTGATACGCAGATTTTTCTATGGTGTTTGATAGATAGCCCCCGGCTCACCCCGAAGGCCAGAAAGATCATCGCCGACCCGTCCAATCCGGTCTTCGTGAGTGCAGTTACCAGCTGGGAGATAGCCATCAAAAAGAGCCTGGGAAAGCTTAAGGCCCCGGATGACATAGCCCGTATCGTTGAAGAGAGGGGTTTCCTTGAGCTCCCCGTATACCTTTATCACGGTGACCGGGTGTTAAAACTTCCCGGGCACCACCGTGACCCTTTTGACCGGATGCTCATCGCCCAGGCCCTGGCCGAGGACCTTGTAATTATCACCGCGGACAGGAAGTTTGAAAAATACGGGGTGAAGCTGATAGGAGTCTGGTGA
- a CDS encoding type II toxin-antitoxin system Phd/YefM family antitoxin — translation MRLVNMHEAKSKLSKLIKEVLAGEEIIIAKAGKPVAKLVPYRPHLEPRPFGGYENQIYIPPDFDETDEEIVKLFEGQGERLSS, via the coding sequence ATGCGTCTGGTTAACATGCACGAGGCCAAAAGCAAGCTTTCAAAGCTTATAAAGGAAGTCTTGGCCGGGGAGGAAATAATTATCGCCAAGGCCGGGAAACCGGTGGCCAAGCTTGTCCCCTACAGGCCGCATCTTGAGCCGAGGCCCTTTGGGGGCTACGAGAACCAGATCTACATCCCGCCTGATTTTGACGAAACCGATGAGGAGATAGTGAAGCTTTTTGAGGGCCAGGGTGAAAGGTTATCTTCTTGA
- a CDS encoding type II toxin-antitoxin system RelE/ParE family toxin, translating into MSKASLKWLRLALRDLDEISSYIAKDNPTAAQKVVQRVYEVALNLRDHPAMGRLDRVPGTRELAISGLPFILVYRVKGRRVEILRVLHGARKWPPEGE; encoded by the coding sequence ATGTCTAAGGCCTCCCTCAAGTGGCTGCGCCTTGCTTTGAGAGACTTGGACGAGATTTCTTCCTACATTGCTAAGGACAATCCCACCGCGGCGCAAAAAGTAGTGCAAAGGGTTTATGAGGTGGCTCTAAATCTTCGAGATCATCCCGCCATGGGACGCCTTGACCGAGTACCTGGAACGCGCGAGCTTGCCATTTCAGGTCTTCCTTTCATTCTGGTTTACAGAGTCAAGGGCCGTAGGGTAGAGATCTTAAGGGTGCTTCACGGCGCCAGAAAATGGCCACCTGAGGGAGAGTAA
- a CDS encoding CopG family ribbon-helix-helix protein, with product MKKVLVGARIEPELKESLDRLSKVTRRSLAHIVREALQNYVERNAWQIEAILEGVQEAEAGNFATEEEVREFFLKWGVDV from the coding sequence ATGAAAAAGGTTTTAGTTGGAGCCAGAATAGAACCAGAGCTTAAAGAATCTTTGGATCGTCTTTCCAAGGTTACAAGGCGTAGCCTGGCCCACATTGTGCGCGAAGCCCTCCAAAATTATGTAGAGCGTAACGCCTGGCAGATAGAGGCAATTCTTGAGGGTGTTCAGGAAGCCGAGGCTGGCAATTTCGCCACCGAAGAGGAAGTACGCGAGTTTTTTCTCAAGTGGGGAGTAGATGTCTAA
- a CDS encoding type II toxin-antitoxin system VapC family toxin, with product MYLLDTNIVIYALKGIPPVLAHLEAHRDDPMALSAATLMELYYGAYKSQKVRANLARIRAIEEVFEIIPVGPEIAETFGDLKAGLEREGLPLDDFDLILAATALCYNLTLVTNNVRHFGRIEGLKLENWAE from the coding sequence ATGTATCTTCTTGACACGAACATAGTGATCTATGCCTTAAAAGGCATTCCTCCCGTCTTAGCCCATCTTGAAGCTCATCGTGATGATCCCATGGCCCTGAGTGCGGCAACTTTAATGGAACTTTATTACGGAGCCTACAAATCGCAGAAAGTGCGGGCCAATCTGGCAAGAATCCGAGCCATAGAAGAGGTCTTTGAAATTATCCCCGTGGGCCCTGAAATTGCCGAAACCTTTGGAGATCTCAAAGCCGGACTGGAAAGGGAAGGCCTGCCCCTTGACGATTTCGATTTGATTCTGGCCGCTACCGCCCTATGCTACAATTTAACTTTGGTTACCAATAATGTTAGACATTTTGGCCGCATAGAGGGGTTAAAATTGGAAAATTGGGCGGAATAA
- a CDS encoding FitA-like ribbon-helix-helix domain-containing protein, producing MANLQVKGVDDDFYEALKLLAKEKGRSLSQQVLIMLKEYLAKEKRLSKAKTPGALLLELAGSWEDERPAEAIIEELKASRKPSRKFEKGLNVSS from the coding sequence ATGGCTAATCTTCAAGTTAAAGGCGTTGATGACGATTTTTACGAGGCCCTGAAGCTTCTAGCCAAAGAGAAAGGGCGTTCGTTATCCCAGCAAGTTCTTATTATGCTTAAGGAATATCTCGCTAAAGAAAAGAGGCTTTCAAAAGCTAAAACCCCCGGAGCTCTTTTGCTTGAGCTTGCAGGCTCCTGGGAGGACGAAAGACCGGCCGAGGCCATAATTGAAGAGTTAAAAGCGTCTCGGAAACCGTCACGAAAATTCGAGAAGGGCTTAAATGTATCTTCTTGA
- a CDS encoding DUF3883 domain-containing protein, translating to MAAVMALERRLGHDPVDASRENLGYDIESVIHLDGGREKLRFIEVKGRVSGAPTVTITRNEILCAFNKPDDWGLALVEVPRLEGFSLSLRERPRSFRKSCSPNAGYVMYGALSLRSRILRSSASIMIGESFGA from the coding sequence ATGGCCGCGGTCATGGCCCTTGAGCGCCGGCTCGGCCATGATCCCGTTGACGCTAGCCGAGAAAATCTTGGCTATGACATAGAGTCCGTTATTCACCTGGATGGCGGGAGAGAAAAATTGCGCTTCATTGAGGTCAAGGGCCGGGTTTCCGGCGCCCCTACGGTGACCATCACCCGCAACGAAATTCTCTGTGCCTTCAATAAGCCGGATGATTGGGGCCTGGCTTTGGTAGAAGTCCCTCGTCTAGAAGGTTTCAGCTTGAGCTTGAGGGAGAGGCCACGGAGTTTCCGGAAGAGCTGCTCTCCCAATGCCGGATACGTTATGTATGGCGCCCTTTCCTTAAGGAGCCGGATTTTGCGGTCATCAGCGTCAATTATGATTGGGGAAAGCTTTGGAGCCTAG
- the sfsA gene encoding DNA/RNA nuclease SfsA, which translates to MVKFPFILPDATGVFLERPNRFLARVKIRGGKEKGPVEVHVHDPGRLPDLLIPEREVLLRRARNPRLRKTAWDLIAVRKNDHWVLVHSGLHRQIAEMLLAHSLTNPFGPAERLAEPRRGRHRLDFLLTAETGSRIWLEVKGCTLARGDLALFPDAPTARGAGHLRELISLKEEGEGAAVFFLVFRPEARRFAPYREVDPHFADLLKEAVSCGVGVYPFLLEYQPHEGILLYRGLLPLVLC; encoded by the coding sequence GTGGTCAAATTCCCTTTTATTCTTCCTGACGCTACGGGAGTCTTTCTAGAGAGGCCCAATCGATTTTTAGCCCGGGTAAAGATCAGGGGGGGCAAGGAAAAAGGGCCAGTTGAAGTTCATGTCCATGACCCGGGTCGGCTTCCGGATCTTCTTATTCCCGAAAGGGAGGTCCTTCTCCGCCGGGCCCGAAATCCTCGGCTCCGAAAGACAGCCTGGGATCTTATCGCTGTCCGAAAAAATGATCATTGGGTTTTGGTCCACTCCGGTCTTCACCGCCAGATAGCGGAGATGCTCCTTGCCCATAGCCTGACAAACCCCTTTGGGCCAGCAGAAAGGCTTGCCGAACCAAGAAGGGGCCGACACCGGCTGGACTTTCTCCTCACGGCTGAAACGGGATCCCGGATCTGGTTAGAGGTAAAAGGCTGCACTTTGGCCCGCGGAGATCTAGCCCTCTTTCCAGATGCCCCCACCGCCCGCGGAGCAGGACACCTCAGGGAACTCATCTCTTTAAAAGAGGAGGGCGAGGGAGCGGCAGTCTTTTTTCTTGTTTTTCGGCCCGAGGCCCGGCGATTTGCCCCTTATCGAGAAGTTGACCCTCACTTTGCGGATCTTCTCAAAGAGGCTGTATCCTGCGGAGTAGGGGTCTATCCATTCTTGCTTGAGTACCAACCCCACGAGGGTATCCTTCTTTACCGGGGCCTCCTTCCTTTGGTTTTATGCTAG
- a CDS encoding IscA/HesB family protein, whose protein sequence is MLQVTPTAISKIKEFISANKVSGCIRVTLMGGGCMGPSLGLVLDESRPGDKEFEIDGLTFVVNDSLLDHTGQIKVDFIEADDSCGCGCGGSGFSISSEKELASGCGSSCGAGGCC, encoded by the coding sequence ATGCTTCAAGTGACACCTACAGCCATCAGCAAGATCAAGGAATTCATCAGTGCCAATAAGGTCTCCGGCTGCATTCGGGTCACCCTTATGGGTGGTGGATGCATGGGGCCTTCTTTGGGGCTTGTCTTGGATGAGAGCCGTCCTGGAGACAAGGAGTTTGAGATAGACGGTCTTACCTTTGTCGTCAACGATTCTCTTTTAGACCACACCGGCCAGATCAAGGTGGATTTCATCGAGGCCGACGACTCCTGCGGTTGTGGTTGCGGGGGCAGCGGTTTTTCTATCTCCTCAGAAAAGGAACTGGCCTCCGGGTGTGGTAGCTCCTGTGGGGCCGGTGGTTGCTGTTAG
- a CDS encoding PepSY-associated TM helix domain-containing protein yields the protein MKRWFLKLHRWSGFFLLFPLLFYCLTGVLLNHRRDFGYFLHKYRTLKSVAPHDDSSIKEFIDFYRQQIGRSDSPRVIRIRGDGLIEFLYGTHGKVTYVIDPLRGKMEIIEKSPWPVISRLNDLHRASGFSFWWVFLADALALMMAILALTGLFLLPLRRADWFLLLMGGLVLLLSLFFL from the coding sequence ATGAAAAGATGGTTTCTTAAACTCCACCGTTGGTCTGGTTTCTTCCTTCTCTTCCCTCTTCTCTTTTACTGTTTGACAGGGGTTCTTCTTAATCATCGCCGGGATTTTGGCTACTTCCTCCACAAATATCGCACTCTCAAGAGTGTGGCTCCCCACGATGACTCTTCCATTAAAGAATTTATTGATTTTTATCGTCAGCAGATTGGTCGTTCGGATAGCCCTCGGGTGATCCGTATCAGGGGCGATGGCTTAATTGAGTTCCTTTATGGAACCCATGGAAAGGTGACTTATGTCATTGATCCCCTTCGAGGAAAAATGGAGATAATAGAAAAATCCCCCTGGCCGGTGATCTCCCGCCTAAATGATCTGCATCGGGCCTCTGGCTTTTCATTCTGGTGGGTTTTTCTGGCCGACGCCCTGGCCTTAATGATGGCTATCCTGGCCCTTACCGGGCTCTTCCTTCTTCCTCTCCGGCGGGCCGACTGGTTTCTCCTCCTTATGGGAGGGCTTGTCCTTTTGCTTTCTCTCTTTTTTCTTTAA